The DNA sequence ATGCAAATACAAGCTTCAAGAAACTCATCAAATACTCTCATGATTATAGTAATGCCCTCAAAAAAGTTATCACTAAATTGTTAatgtttggaaaaaaaaaaaaaagaacatgttTCAGCAACAGTACCACCACAATCTATAAGATTAACTAGCCCGCATTCATTGCCTCAAAATTTAGATCTCTAAATGCATGTTGTTGCCCTAGTGAACTAACAAGATTCGAGCGTCGTAACATTCATCCAGATTGGTTATAGACACTTTACTGTCACTATAGAACAATAGCAGCAAAGTAAGTGTGTGCATTCCTTGTGGCAGCATCTAACAAAGAATCAAACTCAAGAGAGATGAACCTAGACATTTGTGCTTTAGAAAGCTGCACCTTGAAATTGAAGCATCATTATCATCAGCATTTTGTGCATTGTTAATTTTGAATCCCTCAAATATGCTTACTACAGTTAAATGGCGTAGTAACAAGGGAGACAGGAAGGAAGCACGTGATCTAGAAATACTATAAGGCCAAAACCAGACACTAATATGTTCAACTGACAGAACAAAAATATGGTATCAAATTTATAAGTTGAAACAATCAGTCAGCCATATCTAGTCATCGCAGGGACACGGTGGAGCTGATTTAGTGATCGAGATTTAACCTCCAAAATAGAACTCCAGGAGCAAAGAATGCTTTCTCCAGGACCAAGAACTTACTCGTCAATAGATGGATACAAGATTCCTCTTTTGATTTCGTCATCAGACATGTAAGAAGCGAGGCTGCACGatcaacataaatatacaaatcagtAGATGTATAGATAAGAGAAGGTTTTACTGCAGCACATTAAGATAAACACAATACAAATTGAAAAGCTCACACCACTGGTGATCAAATCAAGTACAAGGAGACAGGATTGTCAGATCATACCACTCAGCAGCAGCTTCTAACATTGTATCACTTATGTTTCGAGCACCAGAAAGAAGAGCTCCCAGACCAATGCTGATTGTCAAAAATAATCTTAGATGAGTTTAACGTCCAAAACAGTTAACATAGTTTACAATCAGCACCTACCCAGGGAAGAGATACATGTTATTTGCTTGATTTACATGGCCTATCTTACCATTCCCTGAAGAACACATTAGAATAGGATTCATGAGATAATTCAATAAGCGCATAAGAGACTTTGACTGGGACGTaaagatgaattaataaaaaGGAGTTGCTAGTGACTGCAACAAGTATACGTTAAGGATACAGAGAAAAAGGGCATCCAAGAAACAAGAAACTACCTAGATCAACATTTGCAAAGGGACTCCCACTAGCAAAAACAATATCTTCTCCAGCATGCTTGAAAGCATCAACAGGACAGCATTCAGCTGTTTTGCAGAATACATAATATTAAATGCAAGATCAAGACAAACAGCCGACAGAGGAAGCAAAAGAGGATGACAAGACAAACCATTGTTTGTAGGATTTGACATGGCAAAAATTGCAGGTCTAACAGAATCTGACCCTCTCATGGCCCTCAGCACCTGAACATTACGCCAACATTAGACAAACACAAGTTGATATCGAATAAACGGACTTACTGCAAAAAACTTTCAAGTGATTTAACTGATCAAAAAGAATGTGCAAGTGAGTTGCTCTAAAGAGCGAATAACACCTCAAATCATACTTCAATGAGAAAAATCCAGAAAAAAAGACATCACTTCAACTTTCACATATATCTTTCTTATGATTTATCGTAGAAAATCCTGAAGTACAGGTTTGCTGAAAAGTGatgaaaagggaaaaaacaaATGTCTAACAGGAACCTGCTTTAAGGTAAACAATGGAATAGGAAGAAAAATGGTAGGTCAGATTAGATATGATTGTCAGTGGCATAAGCTGCCCAAGTTTGTAGTGAATCAAATAAGTTGACCAGAAAATAAGGTTAAATATGCTACAACTCCATGATATAGTCTATGACCCAGCATAGGAGCCCAGGGGTGGATACATGacaagaaaattcaaataaaatatcatcCTACACCTGTAAAGATCGACTAAAATGATTAAATGTGCCAAATTAGTAACTTCAGTGCAGAGCAGCTAGGGAATAAAGATCCAATCATTTCTCTGAAGTATCATGAGAAGTTAAGATGTGTCACGATTAGAGATGGCTGCTCTAATGACACAGTTCAAAGCTCCAAGCATCATGAATAAAtgctaaagaagaaaaagagcaTGACCCACCTCCTCATGAAATATGCCTCCAACTCCTGACAAACCAAGAAGCACATGAGGCTTCACCTTTTTGACCTGAAGAACAATAAATCCCAGCATTACTGTCTTGGAAAGCATAAAAAGCACTTAGATGAGATACTATTAATCCCTATAGCCAAATAATCAACAAGGTCAACAAATTTTAATAATGCACGGACATCCTCCTACTAAGAGCAACTTAGTTTTGTATTCCCAGAGATTCTATTAACATTACCACTTCCGCGAGACCTGCTCCCTCATGTAGTCCTAGCTCCTCAATCTCATGATGGGCTTTAGCAAATGGTAATGCTGCTGGATCAATATCTTTCCTATCTTTCGTAATCAGACCCTGCATCAACAATGACCAATGACCATTACTAATCAAATTGGAAGGAAGCAAATCTTTAAAACCAACCAATGTCATGGACAGAAAACATATGGTACTTGTCACGGAGCCTAGAGGCCGGTTGatttgattggtgaatgaaaCCTCATTTTCATCtataatacatatttttttatacttaaatGCTTATGTTTTCCCCCAAACTAAAATGCAAGTATGGTTATATAAATTTGATAAAAGACACATGCAAAAAGAGGGAACACATTTACATACATGTTTAGAATCTACATGGACAATAAACAATCTGTATCATCTATACAAAACCTTACATTTTTATCCAGAAGAAAAAAGTGGGGATCTGCTGATGGTCCAGCCATTCTTGAAACAGCTTGTAATGCCATCTTAAGAACACCAAGCCCGGCACTGAAATCCAGAAACCAATAAAGAAGAGCATACAAATTAAGCCACCTCAAACAGGCATATAAATAAGAAGTATCATCTTAGTAACCAAGGATAGGCTGTCAAAATTAATTTCGCCATTACCTTCCTGCTCCGACTACCACTATCTTTTGGTTGGCAAAATCAGTCAATGGGCGGCCCTGTGCCCTAACAGTTCCAAATAGCCCAGCAAGAGCAACACCAGCTGTTCCCTGTTGAACAAGAAGAGCAGAAGATAATTCTTTCTCTGCCAGGAGTGGCTGCAGAAAGGAGAACAAGGGACAATAACCTCCAGCAAAGATCTGGGGTCAAGCAAACTACCTGTATATCATCATTGAACATGCAAAACTTTTTCCGATAGCGATCCAGAGTCTCAAATGCCCACTTTGCTTGAAAATCCTCAAACTAAtagcattattcagatatatcagtgcaatagaaataatagtagaagATATCTATCTTTGATAATAAATGGACCTGCACAACAGCCTTTGGCCAACGAGCATGAACAGCATCCACAAATTCATCAACTATTGACAAATATTCTTCTCCTTCCAATCTAGGTTGTCGCAGTCCAAGATCTGTAAAATTAAAATCATGTAAGAAGCAGTAAACCTTGCACCCAACTTGGAGAACAGAACAGGGAGGGGTGAAAAAGGGCTAATTTTCAGAACTAAAAATGTATAATATCTGATAGTTGCATCCTCACTCAACACAAATTGAATAGAGCTATTATGTTGCTTTGTCATATGGAATTAAGAAATAGACATTGGGCCTAACTCAAGTATTTGGTGCCAAGAAAATGGCCCTTGGGCGTAACTCAATTTAAAAAGCTAGCTCATAAGAGGAGTTTTTCCCAAGACCATAAAAGGATATAACAACCAATTCCCTCAACCATTGTGGGACACTTAAGATCTTCTTACACGCCCAGACTTGATATTTGGTGCATGGACAATATAACATGGGAACCAACACTGGGTAAACCAAGATAAGAATGGGCCCAGCTCTGATGACATGTTAAGAAAATGGGCATTGACTTGACGTAATCCCAAAAACTAAATCATGAGGTGAGGATTGACAAAGATCATATATGGAGTGATACACATTAAGAAATCTTACTCACAGAGGGGGTCTTCTAGAAGCTTCTGATTGTTGGTACCGACGTCAAGCATAACTGGAAGCACCTGTTAGGCATAGGCATAGTTAAATCTGGCAGACAACATATTTTGCAAACATGAAAGCACATCATAACATGGAAGTGAAGtgttaaggttttttttttttttttttttttttgaaagtataACAATCACCGGGTGCATTCATCGATTTTGATTAAATTGTACAAGACATTGATTAATTATAAATGGCATAGGCAGACTAGCCAAACATCAGGATTAGCAATCATTATTTAACACTAGATAAAAAACACATTTAAGTCTGGaataatatctttatttatttttattttacatctttttggATAGGCTACTTAGTCAGATTGATATCCTTGTCGAATCAGCATCAGATGTTTGTGTTTCATAGCACTTCAGATTTACAAAGCGGCATACGCAAAAGATACAAAACATATGCAACACATACACTGATGATGGCGTAGCTCATGAATGTGAAATTACAGAACAAATAGTAACTCCCATACATACTCTTTGTGGGTTGATACCAGCAGCTGCTACATACATGTCAAGCTTTCCAATTGGTATACCTATCCCCTGAACTCCAAGATCGCCAAGGCCAAGAATACGGCTTCCATCTGTCAGCACAATCATATCTACCTGCAAACAAATGAAGATCATTGGGTGATTCTATTGATCAAAGCTGTGAGTTTTTGTTCTAGAAAGACAATCCACATCAAAGAGGTCAAATTCTGGAAGATTTTCTCAGCTACACTTCATTTACGTGTTGCATAACTCTGAAACATCTATTATTTAACTTCCAATACCCAAGTCCTTCACACAAATTTctgaaatgaaaaatgaaagcaATAATATAACTTGGGTCTGAGTTTGTCACTGTAGGTGTGGTTAAAAAATAAACCAATGACCAGTAACTTAGCTCCTCATCATccaaactacaacaacaacaacaaatccagtatattcccgcatagtggggtctgaggagggtaaaatgtacacaatCCATACCAATACCCCCGAgggagtagagaggctgtttccgatagacaccCGGCTCAAGACGAAAGACCGTAGACCAAAAGGCGagcaaaatgataaaataacagaGAAGCATCATCTAAACTAAACATCACAAATTCCTGCATGAGTCAATAGGAGGCAGGAGAAGCTAATGAGAGATTTCCTCTGAAGCCATAAAGGAGGAGCACATTTCGCCTATTAGGTATCTgtaaattcaaaatttacaaCCGTGTTTTCATGGGCATATGGCTCTGGAGATTCACATATGAGAAGAAAGTTATTTCAAGGTAATTTAAGTAAAGTATGGTGCGGATCAATATGGATGATTCTCTGTGTAAGTGACAAAGCTTCACATGGTCTCTTGTAGAGAGGATTTGAAGGGAAAAAACAGAGTTGTGAAAGTTCATAGGATTCTTGTGGGGACCCTATCCGCTCCTGGCTTGACTATGGTGTGTGATACTTCTTCAAAGAAGACTaccctaatttattttttgttacaaATAAAGAGATTGTTTTAGGAGAACTTTACATTATTGAGAAACCAAAGCGTCCTGATTTTGAAAGGGCATCCTCGAAATGCTTCACGGTGAAGTCACATTATCGTTATTCATATACTACGGGTGACTAAATGCCCATACAGTAATGACCTAATGCTCCGGTTACCAAGGTAGATGGCAATTTTtgaatggaagggtgtcaattATTGGTAGGTTACATTTTCCATGTTCGATATCCACTTGATTCTGGCCAGGACCATGATTGAAATGATCAAGTTGCTAGATTAACAGGTTGGGAGATTGTGGACGAAGCCACGAAGGTTCTAGATGACAGCacctttttagtttttttgtttatagagagaaaaagaagcaGGACAAATTTTGATCAGGAGTTCATTGTTGCGCATCAAGAGTTCTCTTTTGTCTACATTGTAACTCTGGAGAAAACAGGAAAACCAATATGTATTAGATGACAGATCAGAATTTTTTAAGCTTAATGCatatttgtatcatataaattCTGCACACGCGACATAACAAGTCATAGAAGAGTTAGGAACTACACAAATTGAGGGCAAGCACTATCTACACCATCTCGGCCCATCAAAAACTGATGCATTGCTGAAAAGCAACAGAAAGTAAGGAAAACAACTCCAGAGTATTTGCAGGCAGTGAACTAAGGATGATTAAGCTCTAGTAAAGTAAATTTAcgccaaaaaaagaaaaacacacGAGGAATGACTTCTTTCAAGCTTGGGTGAATGCAGAAGACAAAAAAGAACTCCATATATCTGAAACTTCTAGATAATTGACATGATAGAAGGGAAAGCTGAAAACAAAGTTGAGAAATCACACAGTACCTGAGAAGAAGGCCAGTTGAAGATCATTGACATCATCTCTCCCTTATCTTTCGCACTGAAATACATGCCACGTGGACGTCTAAACAAGCCAGAGTAGTTTTGGCAAACCAATCCTACTGTTGGAGTGTATATTATGGGGGCAAAATTTTTGATATTGTCAATTAGAACCTGAGAAGAAAGTTATGGATTTAACTTCCGCTAGAACTAGTTTATTTGCTACTTAGCATTTGCAAGCATGATTTTCAGCCACCAGACTTACTCGGTAGTACAATGTCTCATTCCTGTCATGCAGCCTGTTTAAAATTCTCCATTTTGCTAACGAGACAACACTGTCTGGTTGACCTTCAGTATTTCTCTCAAGTGATCGAAATGCCTCCACTAGAGGtacaacaaaagaaagaataTGGTATCAGACAACACAACTTCACGATGTATAGATTACAATAAAACTTATTAACTAGAAAGACACACCAATACGCTGATGGATATAGTGTGCCTGAGTATGATACATAAGATAGTTGAATAGACAAAAAAATAGAGAGCTTTCTAGAAGATTTACCAGAATGCAGTCAAAATGGAAGATTggaacaaaaaagtaaaatattttaattttcaacaaGATTAGATGTAAATGTTCCAGAAATTCTTAATCTCTTTTTCAGCATGGAGGAACTAAATATAGAGCTTTTAATACATGTTGGTGCTGACATGCAACATGCCTACTAAGACAAGAAAGCGAAAAAAACAAGAAAGATCTCAAACGATATTTTTTCAATAACCAAGAAATCAATTGTTTCCAGCTTCGAAACTTGGTGGATAACGAATTCACCCCTTTTTTATTCACTTAAATACCAAACTGGGTTCACAATAAGATTCAAACTCGTGATGTGCATCAACTATACATTCCCTGTTGAAAATTTTTGCCATTGAACCAAAGCCCTAGGGACAAAAAGAAGTCAAGGTGGATGGTGCTATCAAGCCTCACTAGGAGTTCCACTAAAATTTGTTGGAATATTTGGAGTTAGAGAGCATAATGTTGACACCTCATCAATCACACCGGTAGGCAATAAATATGTCGAACCGACTTCGACAACTCTTCCAGCACCTCATTAGATCAACCATTTCTTCTGTTTATTACTAGATAGCCCGGTGAAGATTAACAGAACTGTTCATCCATGTTCAAGATTCTTCACTAAAAAGGTACGCTCCTAAATCACTTGTGAAAACAAAGAACAACCAGAATTTTGGCTTAGGGTATTTCTAAAGGGATGAACTGTCCATCCTGccaaagaaaaaggagaaaagattgATAGATGAAAAAAACCAGAAGTTCTATTACCAAACTAAAATGATGTTCTCATCAAATTTCATGGGAGTTCTCATTGTCTGTATTGGTTCTCAACATGCTTCGAAAACTAAAATATTGTCTGGTCAACAAGGTTGGACTATTGTAGAGTTTAAAGTTCAGATGTCTGCAATCGGCAGAAAcctcaaaatattataaaatttcctttttagtAAGCAATTAACTAAAACTGGTACTTGTTAACAGCTCGGATAGCAGCTCCTGACAACTTTAGGTCATAGGTATAGCGATAACTCCATGATAGAGAGTTGCTTACACAATTATGGAATAACTTGTTCTGGATTTTAAGAACATGAGGGAACTACTTCACAGTTTACATGAAATGGCTGCTTGAGTGATAATTCCATTACAAAAAGTTTGTAAGGTCCACAGTCAATGGCATTACCAACTTTAAGTTTTTACAACCAAATCTACTAAACTGGGATGCATTTACATTGGTAATCTGGAAACAATTGTTGAAAACTTTTGCCACATTTGTTAGCAGCAGATAGCTTTCCAATGCCAAAAGTAATTTTGAAATGCTGGCAGGAAAATAAAACCAGGTTGTATCTAAGTTGGAAGCCAGCAACAacggaagagagagagagagagagagcaggAAGTTTCTTCTAAATAAATTGagcatagacccatcttttttctatAAAGCACTGAATATTAAATTTCATGCAAGCAACAAGGGCCAAGTATAAAAAAGCAGGAAGTTTCTTCTAAATAAATTGAGCATAGACCTATCTTTTTCTATAAAGCACTGACTATTAAATTTCATGCAAGCAACAAGGGCTAAGTATAACAAAGCAGGAAGTTTCTTCTAAATAAATTGAACATAGACCTATCTTTCTGAATATTAAATTTCATGCAAGCAACAAGGGCTACGTACAACAAAGCAGGAAGTTTCTTCTAAATAAATTGAGCATAGATCTATCTTTTTTCTATAAAACAGTGTATATTAAATTTCATGCAAGCAACAAGGGCTAAGTATAATAGCCAACTCACTGAAGCGGTCATATTGCTGTTCAAATGATATTACGCGAGGTGGGAGGAGACCGCGCAGCCCCAATCGATCTCTTTCTGTCATTGGGAATCCTGTgtcctgttttttttttttattgcagACAATAACACCAAGTTACATCAATTTAATTCAACTATTACAGTTTCTGAAAGCAGA is a window from the Capsicum annuum cultivar UCD-10X-F1 unplaced genomic scaffold, UCD10Xv1.1 ctg3524, whole genome shotgun sequence genome containing:
- the LOC107839152 gene encoding NAD-dependent malic enzyme 59 kDa isoform, mitochondrial, with the translated sequence MWRVAARSAASTFRRTRRFSTAISAPCIVHKRGADILHDPWFNKDTGFPMTERDRLGLRGLLPPRVISFEQQYDRFMEAFRSLERNTEGQPDSVVSLAKWRILNRLHDRNETLYYRVLIDNIKNFAPIIYTPTVGLVCQNYSGLFRRPRGMYFSAKDKGEMMSMIFNWPSSQVDMIVLTDGSRILGLGDLGVQGIGIPIGKLDMYVAAAGINPQRVLPVMLDVGTNNQKLLEDPLYLGLRQPRLEGEEYLSIVDEFVDAVHARWPKAVVQFEDFQAKWAFETLDRYRKKFCMFNDDIQGTAGVALAGLFGTVRAQGRPLTDFANQKIVVVGAGSAGLGVLKMALQAVSRMAGPSADPHFFLLDKNGLITKDRKDIDPAALPFAKAHHEIEELGLHEGAGLAEVVKKVKPHVLLGLSGVGGIFHEEVLRAMRGSDSVRPAIFAMSNPTNNAECCPVDAFKHAGEDIVFASGSPFANVDLGNGKIGHVNQANNMYLFPGIGLGALLSGARNISDTMLEAAAECLASYMSDDEIKRGILYPSIDDIRDITAEVGAAVLRAAVAEDLAEGHGDVGAKELQHMSKEETIEHVRQNMWYPVYGPLVHE